The sequence below is a genomic window from Dictyostelium discoideum AX4 chromosome 5 chromosome, whole genome shotgun sequence.
attattattattattatactatttatttatatttttatatatactaacaatatattattattataaataggTAATATCAAGAGAAGAACGTTatgataaaattaagaaattGGCAGACAGTTTTGGTTCTAAGATTACAAAGAAGAAGATGCAAAAAATGGAGATGGAAAATGTAGAAAACTTAGATTACGAAAAAACaactaaatcaattgatgctgttaaaaatgaattggctgatattgaatcaaatgagagtaagaataataataataatcactcatcatcataatacaatttgtttattaactatttttttataatattataattgaatttaaatagaaCCATTTGATTTACCAGATTTTGATGCAGAAACAAATGATGTTAGAAAGATATATAATATTGAAGCAATTTTGCCACCAAGAATATTCTTTGGTTTAAATCATCAACcatttttagatattattAGCAAAACATCAGAAGCACCATCATATTTACCAGAATACTTTAAAGATCAACTCAAAAGATTTGAAGATattaaagatgaagaaaaagTTGTTTATAATTGTAAACTTTTAACCTTTATGTGGTATTCAATGATGTaaagtattaaaaataattattatttttgaatataGTGATGGtgatagtggtggtagtggtggtagtataaattattaatttttttaatttttattttagtttaatGAAATCTAAAGGTGGTCATGaaccattaattaaagaaggTTGTACAAGTGaagttattaatttcttaGTTTCAATATTTGGTAGTAAAATCAATCATaagaaatataatatttctcaagatgataaattaaagatttacaaTTATCTTGCAATCTTTGCATTAAAACTTGAAGATTTCCAAATCACTGATATTAAATCATTGGCACAATCATTATCACTCACTTCAAGTTCTTTTGAAAAACATTTCACTCGTGTTGGTTGTAAAGTTGTTAGAATTGGTTCTGAAAAGAGATCTGTTAGACTTGAAgcacctttaaaattaccaaaagcAAGATTtagcaattaaaaaaaaataaaaaaaattttaaaaaataaataaaaaaaataaataaaaaaaaaaaaagataaataaaaaaaataatggtagtagtaataataataataataataataataataataataataataataataataataataataataataaataataataataataaacaccctaagattttattttattttattttaagaaatacagtttatttttttttttttttttgaaaaaaaaaaaacattcacAATCAGGGCGATGGGTGATCTGTGTGTgttgtattttaaaataatatatattatggctttattctttatttttttatttattttttttttttgcttttaTTTGGCTATgtacaaattataattataaaaatatatcatAATGTCGgagtatttgtttttttttttttttttttttccatttgttttttgatagttctttttttgctttttttagttagttctttttttttttatttccatttgttttttttttatttcaatttaatttcacaattaataaaacctAAAAAGCTTAATATTCTTGATGTTGCCATTTTACCTATTGTAAGTCCAACcactaaataaattaaaaaattatatatatatattaatatatttctttaaaatatataaaatatagttttttagtttgataattacaaaataaaagttttttaatttgctTATACTCttcaatttgttgttgtggttgacTTTGGTGcattttaaatgtttaaggataaaatcataaaaaaaattaaaaataaaaaaatgaaattaaaaaaaaaaaaaacaaaacgaaaaatttgaaaaaaatttgaaaaaaataaaaaaaaagagaaaatcattctttttttttttttttttttttttttttcttataattattattcataaaaacatagttttttttttttttttttttttgttttttttttttttttttaatatatatatataagtatattgataaaataaataaataaataaattaataaaaaaaaaagaaagaaagagtGTGATggtttttctttaaaaaattttaaaaataaaatcaaatcaaaaatttttttttttttttttactttttttttttttttttctaatatcAAAATGTAtaacaaatgaaattaagtaaaaaaaaaatcattttcccacttttttttttttttatttttttttattttttttgttttttttaataaaaaaatataaatttaaattttttcaaaatttttttttcctttttttttttatgaattaCATTCAAAAGGGGGAATATTTTCGAAAATATTATATCtcataataattacaataatctcaacttaaaaaaaaaaatagtaaaattacctttttataatttagtcaaaaaaaataaaaaaaataaaaaaaaaataaaaaaaaaataaaaataaagaaataaagaaattaaaatgtcAACAGAAAGAGGTTTAAAAGATAGTATAGCCGGCACAGTTGCTGGTGCAGCTTGTTTATTTACAGggtatattaaaaaaacatttatataaaattataaattaaaactacACATCatatttactaattttttttatttttattttttttttattattttttttttttttttttttttctaatagtCATCCATTTGATACAATTAGAGTTAGATTACAAACATCAAATACACCAATTGGTATTATGGAATGTTTTAGaaatacaataaaatatGAAGGATTTAGCGGATTATATAAAGGTGTGACATCACCATTGTTTGGTATGATGTTTGAAACTGCAGTATTGTTTGCAGGATATGGTCAAATGAAAGTATTATTACAAAAGGATGAAAATACACCACTAACAGTGGGACAATGTGCAATAGCAGGTGGGTTTGCAGGTGTTGGAGCATCAGTGGTGTTAACACCTGTAGAATTGGTTAAATGTAGATTACAAGTCCAAACAACCGGTCCACAAAAATATAAAGGATCGTTAGATTGTTTagtacaaattttaaaagaggGTGGTATCAGAGGTGCCTATCGTGGTTTCACTCCAACCATTGCAAGAGAGTTTGTAGGAAATATGGCATTCTTTAGTACTTATGAAACTTGTAAACgttatttcaaaaataaagaaaacaaaCCAAATGACGATGACGAATTGAATTTACCAGCATTAATCATATCTGGTGGTTTGGGTGGTATGGCATATTGGACCGTTTTATATCCTGTTGATGTGGCAAAAtcgaaaattcaaattagtGAAGGTGCTGGTCCTTCACCTTCAATCGTAAAAGTACTAAAAGAAATTTACTCAAAAGAAGGTGTAAAAGGTTTATTCAGAGGTTATACTCCAACTATCATTAGATCTTTCCCTGCAAATGCTGCTATGTTTAGTGTTTATGAActtgtaataaaattattaggttaataattatttttattattattattattattattattatattattattattattattattattattattattattattattattattattattattattattattattattattattattattattattattattattattatttttaattgattatttatttatttattttttataatttttctattcaatttcaaattttttttattttaatttaatttcttccaaaaccaaataatgattttcaGAAATGAAATGGGTGGGAATAATATCtggtttgattttttttttttttttttttttttttNNACTtaatttttcagttttttttgttttagcCGAAAAACACACACTTTTGGGATTGATTATTACCCTCATATTttcagaaaaaaataaaaaaatttaaaaaaaaataaaaaaccaaaaaaaaaaaaaaaagattttttttttaacaccaacacaaaaaaaagttaCTTCGAAatctactttttttttgatttttttttttttattataaacacatcatctttttttttttttataatctctttaattttttttttttttatagtctcttaaattaattaaactgCTATGtgtaatataataaataaataaaaataaaatgtataatgaattaattagcagtagtaataatacaattaataatagcaGTTTAAGTGATAGTAGtagtgatggtggtggtgacgAAAAAAGAACACCAATATTTATAggaatttcaattatttcattagTAATTTATGCAGTATTATCTTCCATTtgtatttattcattttttaaatcaatttataaaaaagagTCTGCTACTCTTTCAAaggtaaaaattattattactattattaaaattttatatatttattagaaaataaataatactaaatttatttatttaattaattaatttttttattaattaatttaattttttttaattttttttttattattttattaagatTTTCCAtgtattttgttttttatatacaACAACTAGAATAATTTGGTATTTAAAAAGAGTTGTAGATGGTGAAAGTGctataacatttttttttaataatatatcattCCCATTTTATATGTCTGCTTTATTAGtagttttctttttctgGTGGGAAAGATATCATAGCACCTATGTCAGTAGTTCAGAATTTTTaccaaaatataaaatgtattttattttatttaatattatgatttatataattcaatatcttttaattttatttttttatacaattgCAAATCAAAAGAGAGAAGGTGGTGtaacatatttatttaatacatTGTTTCAATgtaagttttaaatttattttatattttttttttttaaaaaaaaaaaaaaaattaatttattaacttatttatttatttatttatttatttatttatttaaaaatatatagcATGCTTATCATTGTTAGTTggattatcatttttatttatagttttaagaatttattttaaatttacatcaattgataaagatgTTTGTAGGAATCAAATTAATCAAGTTAGAaagatttgttttttaacaGTTGGAATATCATGTTGTTTTATAGTTAGatcaataattttcttttataatcCAATAACTCATGAATATATGAACTATGAAGTTTTTATTACATTTGGTTACTTTTTACCAGACATAATTccaatcattttaaattatataatcatttataataatatgaaaacTGAACAAGAGGATAGTTCATTCATTAATATGTtatatgaaaatgaaattgaagatgatgaaactAATGAAggtataattaaaaataataataataataatagtaattatgTGAATAGTGTTCatggtaatgatgatttattaacGAGTTATTCTAGTACGATTTCAAATACTACAAATACTGTTGTTGGATATTATAATTCTACAACTCATAcatttggtggtgatggtgctatattatcaacttcaacttcaatacttcaacaacctcaacaacagcaacaacaaagaaATCAACCAGACGAAGCatcatatttattaaaataataaataattttttaatattaaaaaaagagaaaaaaaaaaaaaaaagtaataattatttttataaaaatatattttttatttatcaatttcttaAAGAGTTTAAAACCTGATTTCTATGGCAGTAGTGAACTAGtttgtaaaaattttgatattttttgtGTCTTTTATGGTGAGTTGAATACGCACTGGATAAGGTTTCTCTAAATAAAAGTTTGGAACTTTATGTTGAATGCAAATACTAGGATAGTTTTAAAAGTATTTgcttttttatataaaacatATGGTTGGGAAGTAGCAGATGTTTACCATTCTCACCAATTACAGAGGTTGTAGTAATTGGAATGGCATTATCCAATGAATTTGGTGGATGTGGTGTTTGAGTCTCCATTGtgataaaagtttttttgtttattattttttttttttatatcaagAAAAAGGTTTGCAAAGGTGCATCCATTTCACCATTACCAATTCAAGTAACACCAAGTATTAATCCTTTTGaattgataatggtaatCTCATTGATTGTGAACTGGTTGGCGATGGTGGTGGCGATTTACTACTATACATTCGTTTCAACCACCACCGATGTTGAGGAGAATGATCGTTAAAGagttatcaaatttaataaagagaatttattatcatcacatCATCGGTGGTGGTTGAAATGAATTCAGAGTTGAAATCATATAAAGAGGGGTACCATTGTAAAGATATTACTATGGTATTTGAAATTCATGAAGCCGCTGGTTTAATAGGAAAAGAATTTTGTTTGACTGGCTGGACTTGAAaatatgaaataaaaatGCTAAAAATGTATCATTGGAaagagatattaaaaatgtattTGAAATTCATGAAAGCGCTGGTATGATTGGTAAAGAATGTTGTTCCACTTGCAACAATGAACCAGAGTACCAGCAAACACATCGGCATTGATTGATATCATAgagttaattaaaaaaaactataaaataaaattttaaaagtaatccaaaataattataatgatatttaaaaaaaaaaaaaaaatagataatgTATCTACTACTAAAAAATTTATCCATacttttttcttctttatctATTATCtactcttttttaaaatcatttggaAATCTAAAGATTTAAACTGATTTCTtctattttttcaaatttttaatattgatgttgataagaataaaataaaaaagtgaaGTTACAATtttagaaagaaaaaaaaaaaagaaaataatttttaatattaattcttttttaattttttttctattttttattattattattattattttaaattttattcatcagaactatcatcatcatcatcattttcgtCATCAAATTCTTCTTGGATTGttgctttattattatttttattattattattattattattattttgtaattgcGGACGACCAGATCTTTTTTCCATAGTTTTTTTAAGTATTTCATTCCATTGTTTTTGAGACATAAACCAAGGACCTGTGAAAACACAAAGAACGGTTGTTTCAGGTGAATAATGTAGATTATGAAGTAATTTTGGAGTGATTAAAAAGTATTGAGGAGAACCTTCACTACTAACGGATTTAACGATTTGTTCGAAAATCATTCTTTCATTCTTTGGATCCATACCTTGATTGATTTCATCTACCACTCTAAAAGGACAAGTTGTTAAATCCTGTAGAGAGATTAGATACAACATGGTACTAACTGATCTTTCACCACC
It includes:
- the rpa49 gene encoding hypothetical protein — translated: MSNLTVNVIEEKNLGDNKPCVLKFSQGLPPLSFIEKEPEFISMSTKNKRHRVVLTNTDQLEYESEDKDSKYAKYAIGIFDKNTKQLKIVPTKIQTMNQSVIGYTLTLDSSSVISREERYDKIKKLADSFGSKITKKKMQKMEMENVENLDYEKTTKSIDAVKNELADIESNEKPFDLPDFDAETNDVRKIYNIEAILPPRIFFGLNHQPFLDIISKTSEAPSYLPEYFKDQLKRFEDIKDEEKVVYNCKLLTFMWYSMILMKSKGGHEPLIKEGCTSEVINFLVSIFGSKINHKKYNISQDDKLKIYNYLAIFALKLEDFQITDIKSLAQSLSLTSSSFEKHFTRVGCKVVRIGSEKRSVRLEAPLKLPKARFSN
- the mcfS gene encoding mitochondrial substrate carrier family protein is translated as MSTERGLKDSIAGTVAGAACLFTGHPFDTIRVRLQTSNTPIGIMECFRNTIKYEGFSGLYKGVTSPLFGMMFETAVLFAGYGQMKVLLQKDENTPLTVGQCAIAGGFAGVGASVVLTPVELVKCRLQVQTTGPQKYKGSLDCLVQILKEGGIRGAYRGFTPTIAREFVGNMAFFSTYETCKRYFKNKENKPNDDDELNLPALIISGGLGGMAYWTVLYPVDVAKSKIQISEGAGPSPSIVKVLKEIYSKEGVKGLFRGYTPTIIRSFPANAAMFSVYELVIKLLG